From Egibacteraceae bacterium, the proteins below share one genomic window:
- a CDS encoding HNH endonuclease → CGAPASHCQLHHIVYRRRHGATIVANLVLVCWACHHDIHHNHWTVVRTDNRYTIKRPDTTPTIRTTHPPRPPPAPPSPAGPADPTLGADPDGHPPHPADAGEATLGFDLELQDTG, encoded by the coding sequence CTGCGGCGCCCCCGCCTCCCACTGCCAACTCCACCACATCGTCTACCGCCGCCGCCACGGCGCCACCATCGTGGCCAACCTCGTCCTCGTCTGCTGGGCCTGCCACCACGACATCCACCACAACCACTGGACCGTCGTGCGCACCGACAACCGCTACACCATCAAACGGCCCGACACCACCCCCACCATCCGCACCACCCACCCCCCACGACCACCACCAGCCCCACCCAGCCCCGCCGGCCCGGCCGACCCCACACTCGGGGCCGACCCGGACGGGCACCCACCCCACCCCGCCGACGCGGGGGAAGCCACTCTCGGGTTCGACCTCGAACTCCAAGACACCGGATAG